The Parus major isolate Abel chromosome 5, Parus_major1.1, whole genome shotgun sequence genome contains a region encoding:
- the CHRM4 gene encoding muscarinic acetylcholine receptor M4, which yields MHNLSAQPWQAKMANLTYDNFTLGNHSEVALQPPTNYKTVELVFIATVTGSLSLVTVVGNILVMLSIKVNRQLQTVNNYFLFSLACADLIIGVFSMNLYTVYIIKGYWPLGAVVCDLWLALDYVVSNASVMNLLIISFDRYFCVTKPLTYPARRTTKMAGLMIAAAWILSFILWAPAILFWQFIVGKRTVPERECYIQFLSNPAVTFGTAIAAFYLPVVIMTVLYIHISLASRSRVRRHKPESRKDRKTKSLRFLKGPVVKQNNNNSPKRAVEVKEEVRNGKVDDQPSAQTEATGHQEEKETSNESSTVSMTQTTKDKPTAEILPAGQGQSPANPRVNTTSKWSKIKIVTKQTGTECVTAIEIVPAKSGASNHNSLANSRPVNVARKFASIARSQVRKKRQMAAREKKVTRTIFAILLAFILTWTPYNVMVLINTFCETCVPETVWSIGYWLCYVNSTINPACYALCNATFKKTFKHLLMCQYRNIGTAR from the coding sequence ATGCACAacctctctgctcagccctggcaggCAAAGATGGCCAACCTGACCTATGACAACTTCACCCTGGGCAACCACTCTGAAGtggccctgcagcctcccaccAACTACAAGACAGTGGAGCTGGTTTTCATCGCCACTGTCACTGGCTCACTCAGCCTTGTCACTGTGGTAGGGAACATCCTGGTGATGCTCTCCATCAAGGTGAACCGCCAGCTCCAGACTGTCAACAACTATTTCCTCTTCAGCCTGGCCTGTGCAGACCTCATCATCGGGGTCTTCTCCATGAACCTCTACACGGTCTACATCATCAAAGGCTACTGGCCACTGGGGGCTGTGGTGTGTGACCTGTGGCTGGCTCTGGACTATGTGGTGAGCAATGCCTCTGTCATGAACCTGCTCATCATCAGCTTTGACCGGTACTTCTGTGTCACCAAGCCCTTGACATACCCAGCCAGGAGGACCACCAAGATGGCAGGGCTAATGATTGCGGCCGCATGGATATTGTCCTTCATTCTCTGGGCTCCTGCCATCTTGTTCTGGCAGTTCATTGTGGGCAAGAGGACAGTCCCCGAGAGGGAGTGCTACATCCAGTTCCTCTCCAACCCAGCGGTGACATTTGGCACAGCCATTGCTGCTTTCTACCTGCCTGTGGTCATCATGACGGTGCTGTACATCCACATCTCCCTGGCCAGCAGAAGCAGGGTAAGGAGGCACAAGCCCGAGAGcaggaaagacaggaaaaccAAGTCCCTCAGATTCCTCAAGGGCCCCGTGGTTAAACAGAACAACAATAACTCTCCCAAGAGGGCTGTGGAGGTGAAGGAAGAGGTGAGGAATGGGAAAGTGGATGACCAGCCATCTGCACAGACAGAGGCCACTGGCCatcaggaggagaaggagacaTCCAATGAGTCCAGCACCGTCAGCATGACCCAGACTACTAAAGACAAGCCCACAGCAGAAATCTTGCCAGCAGGGCAAGGACAGAGTCCAGCCAACCCCCGGGTGAACACAACTTCTAAGTGGTCCAAGATTAAGATTGTCACCAAGCAGACTGGGACTGAATGTGTCACCGCCATTGAGATTGTCCCAGCTAAGTCAGGTGCCTCTAACCACAACTCCCTGGCCAACAGCCGCCCAGTCAACGTTGCCAGGAAGTTTGCCAGCATTGCCAGAAGCCAAGTACGGAAGAAGCGCCAGATGGCTGCCCGAGAGAAGAAAGTCACCCGGACCATATTTGCCATCCTGCTGGCCTTCATACTCACATGGACGCCCTACAACGTGATGGTCCTCATTAACACTTTCTGTGAGACCTGCGTGCCCGAAACAGTGTGGTCCATCGGCTACTGGCTCTGCTATGTCAACAGCACCATCAACCCAGCCTGCTATGCCCTCTGCAACGCCACTTTCAAGAAAACCTTCAAGCACCTTCTCATGTGCCAGTACAGGAACATTGGCACAGCCAGATAA